A stretch of DNA from Drosophila virilis strain 15010-1051.87 chromosome 5, Dvir_AGI_RSII-ME, whole genome shotgun sequence:
TGCCATAGGCGCCGCCGGCGTTGTGATGTTGCtgtgccgcctgctgctgttgctgcggctgttgtggttgttgctgctgctgctgttgctgctgttggggcGGCGGCTGTGGCATTAAATCAAAGTTGTACTCCAGAGGCGTGGGATTAGTGTCGATGAGATTCGTGAGAATGCTGCCAATGTTGTTATAGTTGTGAGCATCTCCCGGTCCCACTTGGTTCGCCTGTGGCTGTGCCGTCgtaggctgctgctgctgctgcggctgttgttgttgttgctgctgctgctgctgctgctgaggctGCACCTGTTGTGGCCACATGTGCTGGAAGCCCAATAGTTCGCCAGTCAATGCTGGGtcttgtggctgctgctgctgctgttgctgctgtggtggtggttgctgctgctgctgctgttgctgctgtgccttGTTGACACCGACggctgcttgctgctgctgctgctgagtgGACGGCGCTGGGGCGCCGACGTTCATTGGAAGCCCGAGAAACTCGGTTGAGTCGACAATGTAGAACTTGTTGTCCTTGAGCTCGACTGGCTGATTGTTTGGTGCCCCGCCAAAGCCCATATTGCCCCAGGAGTCagttggctgttgctgctgctgcataaaTTGCTGTTGCGTTGCGGACGCAGCGGCTGACGGCGACGGTTGTGGCTGCGGTGATTGCAATCGCGAGTGCTGGTGTTGGGGCGAATGGGTGTGACGATGCTGTTGTAGTATTAACTGATGCTGGTGATGCATGGGGGGCATGTGGTGCGGCGAGGtgaaatgttgttgctgttgcatctgCTGCGCCTGATGCGGATGGGGATGCGGATGTGGGCTCTGGGGCGTGTGGCTACGcatatgttgttgctgctgctgctgtggcggttgcggctgctgcgcttgctgttgttgatattgACTTATCATCTGGTGCTGCTGATAACCGCCCGCCGTATTGCCGGTGGGCTCAAAGTGAAACTGGCTCTCCTGGCCACCAAAACTGTTCATCCGTTGCATATGCAGCTCTGGGGTGCTATTATTGGGCGTATGGGGTGTATGGGGCGTATGGCGATGGTGCGGCTGCGGTTGTTGCTGAGGCGGTGGCACCGCTTGCTGCTGAGTTGGCGGCGGCGTCGCtgcatgttgttgctgttgctgttgctgatgctgatgtagcgcattttgctgttgctgctgctgctgttgcgttggcggcggctgttgctgctgcagcttgtcTGCACTAAAGCTTTGATTGTACATGGAATTCTGCTGAGATTCGCTCGTGGAGACCGAGTGCTGCGACGTTGACGCCGTTGAGGATTGCGAGCTATTGCTGCTCACAATGGCGGCATTGAATTGCTCCTGCTGCGAACAGCCCGGCGTTGTTGAcaatggcggcggcggtgtgGGCGTTGCCCCCACGCTAACTCCCTTGCCTGCGCCCTGCtgcatctgctgctgttgtgccgcggctgcagctgccgctccTGCCTGTGACTTTGCCTTGCTGACTGCTGACTTTTTGCTAGCCTTAACCGGTGGTGGTCCTGGCATATCAGGCAGTGGCGCCATAtctgagagaaagagagcaaaTAAGTAAATTGTCAACAGTCAACGGATTAGCATGCACTTACCTTCATCATTCGATTTGGGAAAACGCTGTTTACCCTTTTTAGGGGGCGGCGGCTGATTCCCATGCATTGTCTGCTTGTGGCGCACCAAATGTGTTTTCCATTTGAAGGTCTACAGAGAAGAAATGATGTGTTTAATCTGTACATAACAATATGAGACAATAAACATACCTGATCGCAGTGGTTACAGCAGTGCGGGCGTTCCTCCGAGTGAGATGGCAAATGGCGCTGCAACGATTTGGCGGAGCCAAAGCGCTTGCCGCAGAGCGTGCACTTGCACTCGGATACATCGACGTGGGCGTTGCTGTAGTGCTCCTTGAGCGCAGGATATGTAAAGTACGAGGAGCCGCACAGATCGCACACATAGGTGCGCTTGACCTCAGTGTGCAGCTGCACGTGCCGCTCCAGATTGGCCTTGAGAGTGAAGCGATTATGGCAAATGTGGCACTCAAAGAAGTTGTCTCGCTTGTGTACGCGAATAATGTGCTGATAAAGGGCGTTCTTTGAGGGAAACTCGGCGCCGCACACCTCGCAGATGGCGCCGTCGGCCTTGTGGCCCGTCTCCTCGAAGTGCTGCTGCATCTTCTTCTGCGACAGTTTCAGGCCGCACTCACCGCACGGAAAGACTGCAAACAAGAATAGAACAAGGATATTAGTTAAAAGCTTCGCTTTAACAATAGATATACAAGATAAAATTCCTCGACCAGGCTTTACTAGGCACCGGCGGCTTTGGTGAAATTTACATTCACGTCGACTCACTTTTGAAATCCTTCTTGTGCGACTCGACGTGCGCGTGGAACTGCTGCCGACGCGAGTAGGATTCGCCGCAGGTTTCGCATACAAATGGAAACTCCTTCACGTGCATCGTGCGATTGTGCTGAATTATTTCCTGCAATAACATTATCATCAATAAGTACTTTTGCTGTGTTAATTATAATGTAAAGGAAGTCTCATTAAAGTCTTTTGTCTATTGTCTTAACCGAACTCCTTCTTATTGAAGAAACTCTGCTCTGAGTTCTCTATCCCTAATAATGGCTGGCCTATATTATGACCTATCAATATCCATGGATTGGCATGAATGAAATACAAAGTTGCAACTTTTCACCCAAGTATTCTGAAGAGGCTGCAAACTGGTTTTAATCTTAAACGGGTTGGGCCAAAACATGGTCATTATTTTCATTCTTTTATCTTAACTAAACGCAAAAAACATTGGAATACAATTAACCAAATAGAAAGCTGTGTTGAATGCTCACAGCTGCAAATGAAAGATGATGTAAATTCACAGATGAATGACcgacaatatttaaaattgcatcTGCATAAATTTGATGCATCTCTCATCATCTCTATCAACAATATACATTACATGCGCCTAGGAATATAATTGTAATCAATTCAACTGAATTCCAGTATTTCTGATACTAATGCATAAGTTAACTCAACCGCGGCAGCAATATGACATTAAAGAACGATCAAGCTTGGTAAGCGGATCTTGGGTAATAAGAGTAAATTTTTCAGGTAAGCCTGCTCGTCCGTATCTTTGTGAAATAAAACATATGAATGGTCTGCGTTCGTACCTCCAGCGTGTTGCCGTTGGGCTGGCCGCAGTCGTGACAGTAGCCGGGATGCAGCTTGTAGTGGTCCAGCAGGGACTTGCGCTTCCGATAGGACTTGGGGCACAGCAAGCAATTATAGCTGGGCTTGTCCTTCTTGCTACCGGGCGTTTGGCTGCCGCCGAGCTGGGAGGGCGGCGCCTGCAGggaggtgctgctgctgctgccgccatcAATGAGCTGCTGCTTGGCAGCGTCCAGCTCGTCCATCTCAGTGTCCAGCTCGTCGTCCTCCTCCTCGCCCGACAGCTCATTATCATCCAACTCCAGCGAGGAGTTCAGCTGCGGACACGCATTCGATCCGACTCCAGATGGAGCCAGGTGCGGTGGCTGCGACTGCTGATGTGGATGCGGATGCGAATGCATATGCGACTGACGATTATTCATCATTTGCGCATGCTGATGCTGTGGAAAGGGgctctgctgttgttgcatttgcatcTGCATCATCTGCTCAATGATGGGCGGCATTGAGATTGGGTTATTGCTTGAATTATAGTGgttctggctctggctctggttTTGATTCTCATTCTGCAGCTGAATCTCACTGCCAGACATTAGCTGCGTTGTCGCCGACATGGCGACACCCTCAAGTCCATACGCAGTCCTCATGGGCATGGCCAGATGCTGCGACTGCGTCTGCATCTGTCCTTGCGACGCCGACTGCTTGGCGGCATGCTCCGTTCCCAGCTGCTGGGACAGCGCATTATCGCTTTTGTTAcaattgatgttgttgttaatattgCTTGACGATGTAAGGCCATTGATCACAAGATTCgcaccgctgctgctgctgctattgctgcaaaataaaacgagaaaaaaCGTAATTCATTTCAGGAGTGCAAATGAAACTATAAATAAGCACTATTCCGGTGTGCCAGACTAGTAGATATCCTGTACCCAGGCCTAAGACGCTGCCCTAAATATTAACTTTATTCCATCTCTAAAGAGGATAGATATATAACACTTCAATTCCCTTTAACTTGGgttgaattgaattttcgTTGCTCGACGCCTAAAATTCTCAACCAGTTAAAGCATCAAATGAATGGGAAGGTGCTTGCAACATCAACTCATAATTTTGTGTATGTGAATATGAATCTACGTCTGGGTACAcagtatctgctagtcgagcactctGTAATATATTTTGGGATTAGTTGACTTACAGATGGGTAGAATGAATCTGCGTCCCATGGCTGGTGTCCATGAGAAGGGAGGCAATGCCGTTGTCGTGGACGGcgctgctgttactgttgctgttccCGCTGCCTGTGCCAGCTACGCTGTCCAATCCGCTGCCTACGCCAGCCAGCATTTCGTCAATCTCAGGCTCCATTTCCAGCCCATCGATGAGACGACCTGCGCCTACACCATCGTCAATGAACTCCTCGAACTTCATAATCTCCTGAGCCGACGATAGCTGCGACTCTGTCTCTGATTCTAGCTCAGAGTCGCCAAACGAAATGGATCTGAGCTGGCGCTGCTCTTGGCTctccagctgcagcggcaCTTCGAGATGTTGGTCCACTTGttggctttgcttttgcctttgctcttgctcctgttcctgctcctgctcctgtcCCAGCAAcctggcagcggcagcagcatcagcagcagctgctgcagcatcgGCGGCGGCCTTCGCAAGCTGTCTGCGCTCGCGTTGTCGTCGCCATTCGTCCAGCCGTTGCTCGCGCAGCTCCTTCAGCACTCGTGTCGAAGGCGTTGTGCCCAGCAGCCGGCCAGTGATCACAAAGTTGTCGTAGAACTGCTTAAGGAAGGGCTTGTGATGTTGGCTCAGCGCCAGACGTAGCAGCACCCGGAACTGCGCCCTGAAAGCGCGCTCACTGAACTCCCCGCTGCTGTGGTGATAGCGTAGCGTGTACTGATTATCCTCGTGGAACACATAGCCCTCGCCCAGACGCGAGCGTATGGCCGGCGCCATAACGTCCAAGCTGGCCACGTGGCTGTTGTTGGTACGCTTCCGCTTGACCAGCGACGTGGAGCCGATAAGCTTTTGTTGCCGGCGCATCAGGAGCTCTTCACAGTTGTTACTATTGCTGCCATTGTCATAGTCATCGCCGTTCTCATAGTCCTCCTCCGCCTCCTCGTCGAACGTCGCAGCATATTTGCGCTTCACCAAGCCACTGGCCGCTGCTGCCGTGTGTATCAGATCGAGGGGATCGCTGGAGAGGATGGCTCCCGCTCCGGTAATCGTATCCACATTGTTGCTGACACTGGCGCTCGCGCTGATGGCGCGATGAAAGTGCAAACGCTTGCTCATGGAAGACGAGTTCTCGGTATCGGCGTCATCATCGAGGAAGTCATCCTCCTCATCGAGGCACATAAACTCCTCCTTGCAGAGAATCTTCTCAAAGTTTTGATTTAAATCGATAGCGGCTGCCTCATTCTCGCTCTCCCGTTTTATCTTCACGCCCGGCTCCGTTTTCTCCTTCTTGGtggcaagcagcagctgcaactgctcgCTCTTCGCTAGCTGCGTTGCGTCCGTCCCGTCGCCATTGTCATTTGGATTGTGACTGAACAGATTCCTGACGACTCTGTCGCAGGCCTCTGGGTATTTGCACTTAAGCGTTTGCAGCAAAAATTTGATCGCATCGCACCGCGACGCCGCATTCAGACTATCCAGTAGATTCACAGACTGATCCACCTGTAAAATgccaaataatatttaatttattattttgttctgaatataatatataaattattatgttaGCTGATTGTCCGTTTATCAATGCTAAAGgatatactttatgggcttGAAGCGTCTCCTTTCTTGCGGTATACATTTCGATTAAATTGAAGA
This window harbors:
- the LOC6626276 gene encoding uncharacterized protein gives rise to the protein MDNKTTQLDFKLLVDQSVNLLDSLNAASRCDAIKFLLQTLKCKYPEACDRVVRNLFSHNPNDNGDGTDATQLAKSEQLQLLLATKKEKTEPGVKIKRESENEAAAIDLNQNFEKILCKEEFMCLDEEDDFLDDDADTENSSSMSKRLHFHRAISASASVSNNVDTITGAGAILSSDPLDLIHTAAAASGLVKRKYAATFDEEAEEDYENGDDYDNGSNSNNCEELLMRRQQKLIGSTSLVKRKRTNNSHVASLDVMAPAIRSRLGEGYVFHEDNQYTLRYHHSSGEFSERAFRAQFRVLLRLALSQHHKPFLKQFYDNFVITGRLLGTTPSTRVLKELREQRLDEWRRQRERRQLAKAAADAAAAAADAAAAARLLGQEQEQEQEQEQRQKQSQQVDQHLEVPLQLESQEQRQLRSISFGDSELESETESQLSSAQEIMKFEEFIDDGVGAGRLIDGLEMEPEIDEMLAGVGSGLDSVAGTGSGNSNSNSSAVHDNGIASLLMDTSHGTQIHSTHLNSSSSSGANLVINGLTSSSNINNNINCNKSDNALSQQLGTEHAAKQSASQGQMQTQSQHLAMPMRTAYGLEGVAMSATTQLMSGSEIQLQNENQNQSQSQNHYNSSNNPISMPPIIEQMMQMQMQQQQSPFPQHQHAQMMNNRQSHMHSHPHPHQQSQPPHLAPSGVGSNACPQLNSSLELDDNELSGEEEDDELDTEMDELDAAKQQLIDGGSSSSTSLQAPPSQLGGSQTPGSKKDKPSYNCLLCPKSYRKRKSLLDHYKLHPGYCHDCGQPNGNTLEEIIQHNRTMHVKEFPFVCETCGESYSRRQQFHAHVESHKKDFKIFPCGECGLKLSQKKMQQHFEETGHKADGAICEVCGAEFPSKNALYQHIIRVHKRDNFFECHICHNRFTLKANLERHVQLHTEVKRTYVCDLCGSSYFTYPALKEHYSNAHVDVSECKCTLCGKRFGSAKSLQRHLPSHSEERPHCCNHCDQTFKWKTHLVRHKQTMHGNQPPPPKKGKQRFPKSNDEDMAPLPDMPGPPPVKASKKSAVSKAKSQAGAAAAAAAQQQQMQQGAGKGVSVGATPTPPPPLSTTPGCSQQEQFNAAIVSSNSSQSSTASTSQHSVSTSESQQNSMYNQSFSADKLQQQQPPPTQQQQQQQQNALHQHQQQQQQQHAATPPPTQQQAVPPPQQQPQPHHRHTPHTPHTPNNSTPELHMQRMNSFGGQESQFHFEPTGNTAGGYQQHQMISQYQQQQAQQPQPPQQQQQQHMRSHTPQSPHPHPHPHQAQQMQQQQHFTSPHHMPPMHHQHQLILQQHRHTHSPQHQHSRLQSPQPQPSPSAAASATQQQFMQQQQQPTDSWGNMGFGGAPNNQPVELKDNKFYIVDSTEFLGLPMNVGAPAPSTQQQQQQAAVGVNKAQQQQQQQQQPPPQQQQQQQQPQDPALTGELLGFQHMWPQQVQPQQQQQQQQQQQQPQQQQQPTTAQPQANQVGPGDAHNYNNIGSILTNLIDTNPTPLEYNFDLMPQPPPQQQQQQQQQQPQQPQQQQQAAQQHHNAGGAYGSGLMRHPSAGNVYEQHYNHSALSEQLVSEQQKHNSFQPYHAHAHAHGLQQPLHSLAGATHLLPPPPPHGSVYERTAPPVGVGVGVGYPMLGDDTKSVLPPINDYMHHMQQQQPDLIYYPVKND